TTCTATACATTACGGGATGACCtagattatcaataatttgaatgggaaaaacatattttaatacatacacgggatcgtttaaattttgtgtTACAAATTTGGAGAGGATCGTAGCCAcacattacaaaataaattattatcaatcgtATAgcagtattttacatttatatgcgACGTAATAGAAACAGTTCTAATCCGATTTCGTCGAAATATACACTAAGTTACAGGTACAGTACGCGATCGTGCAACACAGAAATGTCTTTAAAACAGTATTGTAATCGGTCGGAAATACGATAAACGACGATGAGATCGTTTACAGTTTGCGACGGTACAACCTGGTCGAAATACGATTAAGACGGTGTGCACTGTGAATTCCTGCGAAATCATGCGGTACGTTATTTGATTACCATGCCTATAcacaatgtatttaatatatatacattatatattatattatattcgtaaattaattaataataataataataacgttaaaGTTCTGAATGAAATTAGTCTCAGTATACAAGAAATCGTCGATTGGTTTGTGTAcagttcatataatatacacgtgaATGAtatcagtaatataatatataatataatattattatatattataaagagtaATTCATAAAGCATGATCATCTACTAAATCTTTTCAACGAtgcaattattcaaaatctgattctaagaccatatttttaaatccttGAGATTTGTTGTACCTGCTATAGGTACTTAAGAAGTCTTAAGGATGTCGTATTACAAACtttcgttttttaaataacaatctaTCTTATAAGCAGTAAATTAATTGGCAAatcatttttctgaaaatgttgatattatatcaaaatgaaaatccaaatgattattagtatttgagttatttaactttttgtaGGTACTAAGAATaataggaaaataataatgggcTTGTAAGATATGAAAACTatgttaatttgaaaatttaggcaatttatttatcatctcttataatttataaaaatggttaaataaaataaatagtagacttaatattatatttttataaaatcattttttaagacttattcacaaacatttgaataactaaaaattgctCGTTCAAATTTTGGACTTAACTatctgttaaatattttaaagtaaacaaGAGAGGTTATAAttcgaaaaacaaaatttgttattcccacgaaaaaatatctatttaaaatatggtctttaagtttatttaaaaattctaaaaatcagaacttgaataaattcattagatattataaatataaaataaaaggcaTATTTGCTTGGTAAatcatcatatatatataattgatatagtTGATATAGTTGACAAAAGCAACTCCTAAAATTGTGTGTACCTAgtgtgaaatttaaaaatatgctttaaaaaatattttgtgctaTTACttgtatgttaaatttagCCAATTTGGGATTGTGTGTAGtacaaaaatttgattattttaagagCTAAGTAGAACGAACAATTATCGTAGAGATATATTCGATTCCTCTACGTTCGATGAATGTAttcagataaatataaattacgaaCATTATAgcgtaagtataaaatattattaatattataatttataagtacctagtatcattgatataatattattatgtagtttattaCTGCTTGTGGATTTAGGCCATATAGGTAAACACACTGACATTTtcccattatttattaattgaaattattaaaactttggagtaacttataattttgtattaaaattataaaaaaagttcattAAGAATTAATcaattctattatatatatataatttattctaatatattttataggtaactATGTCGCAGATGTCTGTGTACCATTTGCCACAATGGGGCGTTTttgatatagattatagatattagataggtTTTTTTTCCTAATGAGTGATGATCATAGATACggcaatactttttttttttaaatgtattatcttattattttgacaGCGTCTACTGCGACAGGTGTACATATCTATtaacaaaaacttttttttatcccgATCGATTACACTCTTAACTCAATCTGTTAAACTTGCTGGGAATAACAAgtggttaaaatatatcaataaaactaCAATACAACTTAGTGATTTCcaatcgtataaaaaaaacctataggACAACCTTTCATttctactatttaaattattataatatgcctagatggtttttaattatgttaattttttaggtCGATACCGACATGGGCGCCCCGTGgactgattttaatatatctaacCGAGCGTACAACAGGATTGGACAAATCCAGTatggatattaaaatatatcttatactTACATTCCTacctcaaaaatatttcaaataaaatattccatcgaaaaaataaacggtattttataagattaatttattttttaaatttaaatattgaaagtttgtgagaattaataatgaaaaactaaaatatatatatatatatatttattatatattattatattatggtttgaTCATTAATCCATATAATGTGTTTgcatatagaaaaatatattatatcttacaaagaattatattttcatgattattaatattattattatttttttttttattctatatacactttattataatttgtgtatatttaaaacgtttttttatctacgtactttttaaacaacacatatttttctgtttaaattttaggttGTTCTATACGTTAAACAGTACTCTTAATgctatgcaatattattattggctaGGTACACATTGTCAAACTTAATCGAATATTCTCGACTGCGTGATATATTAGGTAATACATTAATAGtttactgtaatttattttactattaaaatataatatttgacacACTTCCGCTATAGTAAGGCTGTAAGCTCATATTTACATGCCATATTCGTGATAGGTATCTcccatacatttatattatatcaccaGTAGTTTATACCCAGTTTATTCGTCCGGCAGTGTGCACGCAGATGACATTTCCGGTTTGGCACATGGCTCAGAATGCATAGCGATTGCTAAATacggttattaaaaaaaaactggctTACATTTAATGCAATGACCCAATGCCTTCTCTTGTAAAAAGTCGTATCCCTCTCATTTAATAGTTcgtgtcgtttttttttcgtttagttGGAAAGTTGTTTTTCGTCAAACACGTTAACAGCTTTGGTCAATGATACCTTaacttctatattatactattatatggacgagtgttataatatcaacggtaaataattataataataaagtatcgTATACCAGAAATATAGCAatcattttggaaaaaaatatttttatttaaatgcttaatcttatacctacattaaatttaatagaataataaaaaaaaaaaaatagagaaaaaaattttattggaacatgcattttatgtttaaatttgtattataatttttgacacGTGACCCAAAAAAGGTTAACTACTGCCAGTGTAGATCATTTCATTATCTATGCCTTATGGCGTAAGTATATATGAAACTATGAGAGGAAACTATTACAGACGTTCGACATTCAAAGGTTTGTCTGGAGCGATGTTCAAACGACCATAAAGAGCAAAccgtaaatactattttaaatagtggTTCTCGTCTTCCcacgtaagtatatattttttaaaccataatattatccaattattttaaccaCGTGTTCACCCGTAGTCTCGTAAATACGACTTCATGTAAATCACAAGAGTTTACAGCTTCActcttaattgtataattttaatattataaacgtcgTGCAcaagtatactgtatacacatagaatattatatttaatgttatagacattcgtatattatagttgaagCACTTACGTGAGGAACAGCTGAAGAAATTCACCGATGAAACCAAATTTGTGTATGGACTTGTGACCATGAACTTCGCATATGGCTCGGAGAAGACATGCTTTGCCGTCCATCCCGAAGTTCGTTAACAGGTCCTCGACGACGGTAAATAACAGAGCTCTGTAAAgacatattagtatattataatatattgtatatcataaagagtaatacaatattataagagaagtcttttttagattctgatgtgaagtgatgaatgtatttttttttttttaatctgttaACGTCACGATGACgcgtattttactataaattattgtacctgTGTGTTTATTGCTTAATGATAATACGTATTCGAATATTCTCAACGAAAATCGCGATTATAATCGCTAAGAAAAGTTCTACTAATGaggacaaataaaaattaccaacAACTACGTTACTTAgtttttatacacacacacaggtcatcgtcataataataattatcgtacggtctagtattatacattattataggtaatgttgtggttattatttatttccaacGAAGCGCCGAGGCTTTAAAGGTTTGGgttattccattttttattGACCGCTCCTCCTTTCTCGCATCATGGACTTCCCTAACCCCCTTTATCCATTTTCATTGGACAACAGTCAACGGTAAACGGGTCTTGTTGTTTTACTCTTATAACTATTTCATTGTTGCAGGCTGCCAAAACCTGTCTTCGCGGTGCACGCGAACTTGGACCAAGCTGGTTGTTCCGCGTAACCGCCACCACGACGATTTCTGGTCGGAATATTAATACAgcaattattcattatacctAACAGATAcgatctataaatatatacatcaaataatttatgcatGCATATGATATGTGTAATGTCGGTCATATAAAACGTATTCCATCGCGTTGTATACGATCGTGAGAAATGCAGATGAAATGTGCAGTGACgggttatgaaaaaaattcggtcctcaaatttatttggttctggataatatattcaataaaaattttaaggtataaatttatcatgcaagtttattttgaagtattataaaatatatatctctCTTCTAAACTTAACTCCTAcactttttatcatttttgtctAACGagcttttatttttgataatgtcaataatttcgtcaatatcaatattattaaacaaatatttttctacagcCATTAAGTAGGAATGcctttaattacctattaataataataaattacaatctgCTGCCCGTGACTCACTAAGAAAAATCCCAATATCTCGCAGGAATAATCCACCACTAGGcatgcgtatattataatactacatcAGTTatcacgaaaaataattttactaaacatatcgaatattataatattataataagtatttaaatacttttataatatgtttatctatataagtattatgtacGCATTGAAATGAacattcgtataatataaggaTTACGAAGCTGAACCGACAACTAATGTGCCGTCCGGATATTGGATCGacggatattataatactaaactggcttattttttcaaataattgctttgataaatatcgatattatttgaacattttcatattatattatacgacatatgtatacatattatattatatatatatttataatatcgtactCGTTATTGCTGTAATAATACCCGACATCAGCTCATCATTGGTTGTCGGTTTATCAGCTATCGGCTCACCGCCCCAGTCCTCATACATATATGGGTGTAGTGTGTACATACTGTACATCTtagatctatataaatataggtttcTAGGTTTATGgcatagatttattttactatttatattgcagtgaacagtataatatagctataccatacatttttcattaaaaactatatcatgctattatattattatggtttagtaatttttcctaacatttgaaaaatataaaaattataactattaaaactatatatttatataaaaaaaacacatatttttcgtattttaaactttgtgaGTATATGCCACGATAATGATGTGCAAGGACATGAGGTGTGTCACAATATGTTGTGACAACGATTCATGAAtcgtatacaattaaatttacaacatgAAAAATGAcacctgtataatatgatttatgaaaaaatacaaatgaagCGTTTCATAGTAAgggaagaaaaatatattttgagttaaaGTATTactggtaataaaaaattcaaaaaaaattagaaaagtaaagttttaaatccctatatttataaaatttaaatacgagAAAAAtgccattattaatattaatttttatttatattatatctgtagataaaaataaaaattattagatatttttaagtatcttaAAACGTAAATACTCAAAATAGttcttaaattatgtaaacatgatgttatttgattttattatccgttaaaaagtttaaagagtttgatttatttttcaggaaCATGCAAGTTATATTAgctgtaagtatttttattaggtacacacatgatatatctattatatatatatatattacctttCTAACGAAATTACAATTTTCCCTTAATAACGGTTTTCCTAACTGCACATATTATCCCTATTTGAGatcaacattaattatttgacgtacttaatttaataatcgtatcttttaattatttataaaaaaaagtttctacattttaacattctttttttttttaaatacatttttatttattgatacgaGTTAGAAagattaatgttatatttaaactcaTGAATAACTCGGTcgtatttctttttataactatgtaaGTTTCTCGATTTTAGGGGTTGATGCGCATATTCCGTAGCGATTAACTGATGCTATTTGAATGTAAATTACAACAATTGATAAGAAATTGTGTACTGGAGCAAATACGGCTGTTAACAGCTCTAACATAAATCTAAGAATCTTGTGTTTtacggtatatattatagtttatagttgtGTTTGTGAGATACGATCAAGTTTCtggtatatatttactatttttcaagttaaatttatacaagcCATGCTGTAAGTttagataacaataaatattatttgtaaaattcgagtgcagtttttttttatttaaaatttaaataaacaaaatatattgaaattagaaatttattataggtatatactatatattttataaacagtagATTTCttctaacgattttttttatttagtactaGGAAAGGAATactagtttatataaaaacaaaaatcataaatcgtataaaagataactataatacatagctacacaaaatattttgattaagttttgtctattttatttattttaaattctaaacatATTTAGGCATatagaataagaaaaaatctaatatgAAGTTCATTTGTTTGTTAAAGTTATTCTCACAAACAGATTTATGTTTGATCAAGAGcgatataatagtattgaaatgtgctaaaataaaacatattatttattcgtaaCTTGTTAACAGATCTATTCATATTTGATGTTGCTCGTaactaatgatataataataatttatattattaaacaggtGATAgagaaataatgttaaaattattgtaacaatttACGAGTTATGAACACGTGAATAAACCCGTAACATAAATATGTCAACTTATTTTGATTAGTTGCAACCATCGTTATTCTGAATTATTCaaagattatattttgtacctatgttatgttattttatgtatgatttaCCTTTCACCTCCTTGGAAGTACGAGTGAATTGGTTTGGGTAACGTTGGAACAGATCTAGTCGATCTCCGGCCGTCCATAAGTTGAGACACATAGTTGGCAAGTACTGAGCCCATCTGCCTGCCCATGCTTCTGGCTAATATCGGCGGAAAGGCGCCGAATGGATTCTGATTATCAGTCAGCCCCAAGCCATCAAAGTCGACtaatcaacattaaaaaacaaaactcgtaaatacatatttttcaattaatacaaatcaGGTTCTCGTATTCGTAAGgatttaactatatttgttatttaatattatttcacgaCCGGGCGTACATTATGTGGggcaataaaaacacattttaggTACTTTATATGGATCGTAAAATATGTCATCGCTCTAAATATTACGATTTTTTCAATCTAAGAATTTTTACtaacttttaaaagtttttaaacgtCTATAACTGCTAATGTCTTAAACTGTTGGTtggtttattatagttattacgtGTGTGAATTCGGGTGATAACAACGATAAAAGtacctaacataatattgaccTACAAAATATagcatgtgtattataatgtacgtaaaaaagattttattagtCTTctaatgtacttatatatttattgctatATACCTAGTATCGCTATAGGTCGCCGAATCAAACCCAAAAGTAAATACACGGAAGTCATTATAATGTACCCGTTTAATTGCCATTATTTTTGTAGGCGATAGTAAATCGAGactgtaaaaagtaaaaaccaatttttgatGTAAACATTGTAAACAGTAACAGGTCTCAGATTATTATCGttaatcaaaaacataaatattgtaaactcTGTTCGGTTTAATTGGACAAAGACATATTGTGTGACATTCGGATATCTATCATCAATCGTgtggtataatgtataatacaactatagaAGTGATcacatgatatatattattataagcagtACCCAATCTAACATGAgtttggtttaattttttgtattttcagaggtagatatatatatatttttttgaaccagaagaatttaaaatattttaagtataaaacgaAGTGATTACTtatctacttatataatatatgtacaggTAGATAGATATCTTAGTGTTATCAAAATGAATAATCAGATAGTTGAAGTgcattagtttataaaaaagcaCACGCAGACTAACGTTGAGAGgtgaacacatattattattataataaaatatttcatatattaattcTATGATATTAGATCGTTTTTGTGCTTTgggattaattaaatatcaagttTTCAAATCGTgtgtaaatgttattaaaaaagatagaagcattttttaagtagttttggatcatattacctacttatttctatgtttgttttattataaaaaaacataatatgtgattCATATATGGTTTAGTGCATTTTAAAAGAGTATACTTTAAACGCGTATTTGTTAAGCCtattgtgtaaaattaaaataaaaggtagtattatgattcataatataatttataatttataatattctagctACATGTTGTGTTCATAGGTGGACTTTAGGGCGATAGTATGTAAATTAAGCACACCGCTAACATGATTTTCAGTTAAcgatttaattatagtaatgatAAGGTGAgtattatacttgaaattagaatttcaatttaatggaGATAAGtaataaagatttataaatacatagataGATAAAAATCGTGACACTGACTTGTGAACGGCAAACTGATGCTCATGTTGGACAGGAACCCGTCTGGAGGGTACCTGACGAACGGTAGGGACAACGATGGCGTTATCGTTAGCCTGGTACCGGGTGGCAGGGCCAGGCGGCCGTCTGTAGTGATCCACAGCAGACGTTTCTGCCGTGAATGAGGTATGTCCTTCTCCTCAGCCTCGCCATTATTTTTGTAGTCGTCATCTGCGCCGGTGACATTGTTCTCAAACCACATCAACAGTAACAGCGCGGTCCACAGAGACGATTTCCCAAAGTATATCAttcctaaaacaaaaatgaaaaaaggtatttatacaaacgacaataatcattatatttaaaagggaaaatgaattgtataaaacaaacataatttattattgtttccggAGAGCCGCTAATATGTACATTGCACTTTATAAAAACTTGCCAAAGTACTAAACTATGGcccttcaaaaatattaattgataatcccagcgatatcataatataggtacaaatatacaatatacaatatacatacatacataatttattgataatataatattccaccAGTCCATTATTTTCACAAGATCAAGCAATGTTATTAGTATACGGATGTTGCTATACATTAAATCGGGTGACCattattactgtttattttaacaaacaaatttttagcGACATTCTCGAGGACGTCTATTATGCGTTTTTGTACAGATTCatggcatattatataatttatgtttattacgtGTATTACGTGTCCGTCCGAAACGATCTAAATCAGGGGGTCTTTAACCCATAATTCGCGATTACATTTTGAGCGTAACATCTACGTTTTAacgcattttttaattatttaatacatattattgtttttttacgaTGTAGCCTGTgaggttttttaaaaactttaggTTTTATATGCtagatatataaactatatacctacatttatgtACCCGTTTAACCAGCTTAAATGGATTTAAACGCACGATTGACCGTGGCCCATTgggtaattaattttgaaattcaacCGTTGTAAATAATTGACAAGGATAGATTGGATTGAGGTGAgcctaaaaaaactaataattcgAGAGTATGTGCTGCAGTAGTGAATGTCAATGACTCGTGCTcgagataaattatattataatataatatatattatatgatatgacCGGTACCTACACAAAAATCCCTGCAACAAAATACGTAACGACATGAAACGAAAAACACAAATACCCACACGTGtattttataactcataattttAACCTATAACCAATTCCGCGCTTATTATTCggtgtatgtaatattgtgaatttaaataaatttcattttcaattaggaaaatatcatattataataatatttaagttactactttattttttcaaacctcggtttattaaacatacatacACAATACTAGCAATACTAGCTTATTGTTCTGttcacaaaattttaaaaataataaaaaattaataattatgtttaaattgagAGTGTTTTAGTTTGATCGATGTTTCCGTTTGTGATTCATCTTAAACTTTTAGCAGTATACTTTGTGGAACACTTAAACGTGACGAATCACTACCTAATAAGTGTGATGCTGCACAGCtatgacttataaaaaatatttttaacggtAAATTATCAACTTGTAttcaatacctacctattttattcttgttacttaaatttaaatgttataacatttataggtATTGGACATGCGTTTGAAATGACAAATAAGCAATCCGCAGATgcctattaattaaaataaattacgtttcataataatatttaatctaaagaaaatattgtgttccattttaaattaccattatacaattcatagtgttgtaaataattaccatgtacattttaaaatccgAAACAAGTACTTAAATTACAacgatcaaaatatatatggatatataatgtataaaatattaaagacatAAGTTTGATTTGaaatgatttgaaaaattgattaaattatatcgaGAGTTATATCTTATAGtggcataataattaaaaatataatatgcaagtaTACTATGTCTGCATTTGCATATTGTGTTACGCATCACTATAACTGGTTTAGAACTATTTCTAGTgattttcaacatattatgtactttatatgcctaataaataagttatgtattttaaatgtaatatattttcataataaatatgctgtccaaaataaattatagttgtattaccGTTACAGCAGCTATACCATGCGTGAGTAATACCATCTccgaaattttcaaaaactaaaatggaGTTATAaagttgacatttttatagaCACAATATCTAGTTTATTATCCAGATcagattttgtatattttctcCGGTGACTTTATAACCtggatttaaaataagtagataCTACTTTAGGCATAGGCgctatacataatacagtataataagtatgagtattttttttttttatatatattatatagtaaactCAAAACTGGAAAACCATAAATCTTTTACTATTCTAATTTTTGTGtgagatgattttttttttttttaggcctCGGagaaagttaataaattaaaaatattcaatctaatcgggaataaaaaaaaactacattcTTTTAAAGATTTCATCgtgtaaattaaacattttgtaagctgtgataataaataaatctttaggTGACCGACGGCTACGGTAGTCCTGCCGCAAtggattcaaaattaaaacgttaaacGTTAATTACGGTTTAGGGTGTACGATGTATATGGGCGAGACACGTTTGTGATGTAAATCAAAACGTTTTTTACACGGATACTTACAACACATTTgggaacaatataatactcatATGGGTAGGTACAGACATCACGTTTGACCGTTTGTATGTAGACCGAGTTGCCGCGGTCACCACAGAGGCTATCTGTAACCGCGATtacgaatacataatattataatacgtgactatttaattgtatattattacctaaaccCACACGTGTGTAAACCATTATGTTTGAGGTACAGGAATGACTAGGCTCGACCTCCAAACATATTACACCCCGTTCGTATGTGTACGAATAATCGTGTACATCCTCGGTTTAATGCGTAGGTATATGTCATTTATAAAGCAAAACGAACAGCAGGGTAGTCGTTTGAAGTATTAAAAGCATAAGAGCAATGTGTAAGAATTTTTTGCAATAGGAacaaaaatgagaaaaaacaattaagatTGAACATTTTCCGACAGCGattgtttatttgaatacattttagtagTTACCTACTATTGTAGTGCGTATAGTCTGATGATATTAAAGTATCGTAACAGTCGGtttgataaaatcaaaatcgagTTTACCagaaaaaacagtattattaaaCGTGATTCCTAAATCCGTACACGAAAAacacataacttttttttatctcggCCAATTATCGAGACTTAGGTATGTGAACGTAGGTGCGCCGTTATCGAAGAACGTCATGGCaaggttaaataatatattattattattattattacctatcgtTTTTCGAATggaatatgttaaaaaaaataaaccactccaaaatgacaataataacgctgtaacgaaaaattattgacacgtattattattttatacttatacacatTGTTTTCAAAGAATTTCGAAAACTATACTA
The DNA window shown above is from Aphis gossypii isolate Hap1 chromosome 2, ASM2018417v2, whole genome shotgun sequence and carries:
- the LOC114122223 gene encoding uncharacterized protein LOC114122223, producing MIYFGKSSLWTALLLLMWFENNVTGADDDYKNNGEAEEKDIPHSRQKRLLWITTDGRLALPPGTRLTITPSLSLPFVRYPPDGFLSNMSISLPFTIDFDGLGLTDNQNPFGAFPPILARSMGRQMGSVLANYVSQLMDGRRSTRSVPTLPKPIHSYFQGGERALLFTVVEDLLTNFGMDGKACLLRAICEVHGHKSIHKFGFIGEFLQLFLTASRSTYADLMKEYVTAETVGKHSKECYPYFKECPKSLFTNNHNYSKNDQSPDEEDEDGESVSADDEDGGADNYRDGNDIDDDQRKTSSAASGGSKVTVNPAPLAM